GGCTCGGGGGCGCGTATCCGCCGCTGGTGTCCCCGGACACGGCACGCGACTTCGTCTACGTCGACGACGTCGTCGCCGCGTACGACGCGGTGCTGCACGCCGACGTGCCGCCCGGAGCGGTCTACAACGTCGGGACCGGGACGCAAACGACGCTGCGTGACGTCGTCGCGGCAAGCCGTGCTTACTTCGGCATCGGCGCCGAACCCGGCTGGGGCACCATGGCGCAGCGGAAGTGGGATACCCGCACGTGGATCGCCAATACCGGCCGTATTGCGAGTGAAGTGGGTTGGAGAGCATCGACTCCCTTTGAGGCCGGGTTCGGGCGCACGGCGGCCTGGATGTCCGAGCCTGCTCGTCGCGCGTTTTACGAGTCACACCGCCGGCCGCCCGAGTGAGAGCCGATGAGCAGCACCGTCGAGAGTGAGCGCATGGTCACCGGTCGCCGCATCCGCGAACACGTCTTGCGGCAGTCGCGGCGCGCGAACGTTGGCCACATCGGCTCCGCGCTTTCGATCGCCGACATCCTCGCCGCACTCTACGGCAGCATCCTGCGCATCCCCGCACCGAGCGATCCCGACCGCGACCGTTTCGTCCTCTCGAAGGGCCACGCGGCGCTCGCACTCTACGCGGCGCTGCAGCTGCGCGGGTGGCTGAGCGAAGAGGAGCTCGCGACGTACTGCGGCGAGGAGAGCCTCCTGGGCGTGCATCCGGAAGCCGAGCTGCGCGGGGTCGACTTCTGCACCGGCTCGCTCGGACAGGGGCTCGCGATGGCCGCCGGCAGCGCGCTCGCGGCGCGCAAGTCCGGGTCGGCGCGCCGCACGTTCGTGCTCCTGAGCGATGCGGAGCTGAACGAAGGCTCGACCTGGGAAGCCGTCATGTTCGCGGCACAGCACCGCCTGAGCAACCTGTACGCGTTCGTCGACGTGAACGGACAGCAAGCGCTGGGCTATACGAAGGACGTCATCGCGATCGAAAACCCGACCGAGCGGTTCGCGGCGTTCGGCTGGGACGCCCGTGAGGTCGACGGTCATGACGTCGGCGCGATGCGGGCGGCTGTCGACGGTGCCTCCGCGGACCGCCCGCACGTCTTCGTCGCGCGCACCGTCTTCGGGCGCGGCGTCTCCTACATGCAGAGCCAGATCAAGTGGCATTACTGGCCGATGTCCGCGGAGGAGTTCGAGCAGGCGATGACCGAGGTCGCGCGCACGTGAGAACGACCTTTGCCAACACGCTGACCGAGATCGCGCGCGCCGACCGGCGCGTGCTGCTGCTTACGGCTGACCTGGGCTACATGGCGCTCGAGCCGTTCGCCGAGGCGAATCCCGATCAGTTCATCAACGTCGGTGTCGCCGAGCAGAACATGCTCGGGATCGCGACGGGCTTGTCCGACGGCGGCTACCTCCCGTTTGCCTACTCGATCGCGCCGTTTGCCTCCCTGCGTCCGTACGAGTTCATTCGCAACGGGCCGGTGCTCCATCATCTGCCCGTACGCATCGTCGGTGTCGGCGCCGGCTTCGAGTACGGCACGGCCGGCCCGACGCACCACGGGATCGACGATGCCGCCGCGCTGCGCCCGCAGGCGGGCTTGTTGATCGTCTCGCCGGCGGACGCGCAGCAGATGCGCACCGCGCTGCTGGCGACGTGGGACTACGACGGTCCGATCTACTATCGCATCGGCAAGGACGAGAAGACGTTCGTGCCCGGCCTCGACGGCCGCTTTCGCGTCGGTCGCGCCGAGACCGTGCGCGAAGGTAACGATCTCGCCTTCGTCGTGATGGGCGCGCTCGCGGCCGACGTCTGCGCCGCCGCGGACGCGTTGGCGGCGCACGGCCTGTCGGCGAGCGTCGCGGTCGTCTCGACCTTCAACCCCGCGCCGGTCGCGGACGTCGCCCGACTCGCCGAGGAACACCGCTTGCTGGTGAGCGTCGAGGCGCAGTACGTGAACGGCGGCTTGGGGTCGTTCGTCGCCGAGACGATCGCCGAAGCCGGCAGCGGCGCACGGTTGCTGCGTATCGGCGTCGAACGGCCCGCGCAGGGCCGCAGCGGAAGCCAGGGCTACTATCATCGGCTGCACGGCCTCGATCGCGAGGCGATCGTCCGGCGCGTTCTCGCCGTGACGGCGGGAGAGCCCGTTTGACCGATCCCGCGTTCTCGATCATCCTGCCGGTCTACAATCAAGCGGATCACATCGAGGCAATCGTCGCCGGCTACGAGCGCGCGCTGGCCGGAGCGGGCATCGACCACGAGTTGCTGCTGATCGTCAACGGGACGCAGCGCGACGCCTCGCTCGAGGTCTGCGGGGCGCTCGAGGAGCGCTACCCGGCGGTTCGCGCCGTGCACGAGCCGCACGGCGGGTGGGGCCGCGCCGTCAAGCGCGGTATCCGCGAGGCTCGCGGTACGTCGATCTGCTACACGAACTCGGCCCGCACCACCGATCAGGACCTCACGCTGTTGCTGCTCTACGCGCGGGCTTTTCCGGCGGTCGTCGTCAAGGCGAACCGCAAGATCCGCGAGGGCGCGCAGCGGCGAATCGGCTCGTTGCTCTACAACATCGAGTGCCGCACGCTGTTCGATCTCTCGTGCTGGGACATCAACGGTACGCCGAAGATCTTCCCACGCGCGTGTGACGCGCTGCTGGCGCTGCAGTCCGATGACGATCTGATCGACGCGGAGTTCAACGCGATCTGCCGGCGCCGGGACTACCCGATGATCGAGGTCCCGATCTTCTCGAGCCGCCGGCACGGCGGGACGTCGACGACCAACTACGGATCGGCGCTTGCGATGTACGTTGGCGCGTATAGGCTTTATCGCAAGCTCGGCCGTCCGACGTGAGCGACGCTCTCGCCGACCGCTTCGAGTCGCAGGGCCGGGAGTGGCGCGATCCGCTGCAGATCGTCTCGCAGTGGTCGGACGTAGCGGCGGCGGACGCCGGCGATTTGCAGGCCGAGGCGACCGGCGCTTGGTGGGACGTGCTGGCGGCGACCGGAACGACGCTGATCGTCTCGCGCGAGTACGAGCATCTGCTGCTGGCGCTGAACGCGACGCGTCGACCGCGTGTATCGTACCTGCGCTTGCCCCATCCCTCCGGCGTCGCCTTCGCACCGGACGAAGACCGCCTGTACGTCGCCTCGACGCGCAACCCCAACCAGCTCTATGCCTTTTCGCCGCTGGCCGGGATGCTCGAACGTGCGGACGTGGCGGAACACGCCGCGCCGATCCGCGCGCTGTTACCCGAGCGGACGTGGTACCTGCCGGGCTGCTCGTACATCCACGATCTGGCCGTGATCGGCGGCACCTTGCACGCCAACGCGGTCGGCCAGAACGTCGTGCTCGCGATCGCCGACGGGCGGGCGCGTCCCGTCTGGTGGCCGGCCGCGCTCGAGCGCGACGGACGCCCGCGGACCGAGTGCAACTACATCCAACTCAACTCGATCGCCGCCGGCGCCGATCTGGCCGGCTCGTACTTCTCGGCCTCCGGTGAACGGCCGGGCGAGTTGCGGCCGGGCCACGAGCGGTATCCGGTGGACGGACGCGGCGTGATCTACAGCGGTGCGACGCGCGAGCCGGTGGTACGCGGCCTGACGCGCCCGCACTCGGCGCGGTTGCACCAAGGCAGCGTCTGGGTCGACAACAGCGGCTACGGCGAGGTCGGCGTCGCCCGGGACGGCCACTTCGACGTGGTCACGCGGCTGCCGGGGTGGACCCGCGGACTCGGCTTCGCGGGCGGCATCGCGTTCGTCGGGACGTCGCGCGTCATTCCGCGCTTCCGTCAGTACGCGCCCGGACTCGACGTCGATCGCAGCGTCTGCGGCGTCCACGCGGTCGACCTCGCCGGCGGTCAGGTGCTGGGCTCACTGCTGTTCCCGGCCGGGAATCAAATCTTCGCGATCGAACCGGTCCCGGCGAGCTGGACGCCGGGGTTTCCGTTCGACGAGACATCGACGAGCGAGCTGGGGCCCGCGCTCTTCTACGCCTATCGCCTCGCCGGGGATACGTCGTAGCGCAGGCGAAAGCGCAGCGTCGCGACTACTGCGCGAACGTCACCGTCCCGTGCGCGCCTTCACGGTAGTAACCGGAACCGCCGCTGCTGACGACGAGGACGCCGATCGTGTGCGATCCCGCGGTGCGGAAGGTGTTCGAGGGCAGCGTGGCAGTGAAGCCGACGTACCGCGCATCCGGAGCGCCAAGAACGCGCGCGACGTCGGGCCGATCGACGCCGTAGTAGGCCGGGATTCGCGTGGTGCCGTCGATCAGCACGTAGACGCCGCCGGCTTCCTTCGAGCCGTCCACCGCCCAGCCGTTGACCTGCATGGGCTGCGCGCGCGAGAACGTAACCGCTAGCCGGCCGTTCTTCGCGGTCCCGAAGAGCGCCGAAGTGGAGCCCTGCGCGATCGAGTCGAGCGAGAACCGCGTCTGTCCCGGATACCTCTGCAGCTGCGAGAACGGCGGCGGCTCACGCAGCTGCGCTTGGACCGATCCGGCCGGTTGCTGGCCGTGACTCAGGAGCGGGTAGATGAGCGCCCCGAGCAAGACCACGACGAACGTGATCGTAATCGCAGACTCGATCGGATACTTCTTGAGCAGTGCGGCCATCGGCATCCCGTTCGGCGTCCTCTCTGGGCAGGCGGGTCAACGATAGTCCTAAGGGGGAAAGCGGCTCGATTCCTTCAGCGGAACGGTGCCCGCGCAGCGCGAAGCCGGTCCGAAGATGCAGGCTTCTCCCCTCCCCGTGGAAGACGAATCGCGTTCCGCGGTTCGTCCGCTTCACATGTTGGGGGCGATCCTCGGCGCGCTGGCCGCCGCCGCCTGGTTCGTTTACCTGGTTCGCCCGCGACCGGCACTCGGTGTGGGCCTGGACGCCTCGTGGCAACACGCGCTCACGCTTGCCCTGCACGACCATTTGCGCTTCGGACACGACATCGTCTTCACGTACGGGCCGCTGGGTTTCGTCCTCGCCGGTCCGGCGGACGCGACGCTGGCGATCCCGCAGCTCATCGTCAGCTCCGTCGTCGCGTTCGTCGTAGCGGCCGCGGCGTTGTTCGCACTCGGCGGACGATCGAGCGTCCTGCAGAAGACGGTCGCGGCGTTGGCGCTGCTGGTCTACAGCAGCAATGCCGGGCTCGACTACGTCTCGTTGGCGGGCGCGCTCGCGCTGCTCGTGCGCGCCTCACGCTTCCCCCGCTGCGCGGTCGCGACCGGTGCGGGCATCGGCTTGTTGTCGCTGTTCGGCTTCCTCTCGAAGTACACGGTCGCGATGGACGTGTTGGGGGCAGCGGCGGCGGTGTGGATCGTCGATCTCGCCACCGGGCCGGCGGAGCGGCGTCGTGCCGCGCTCACCGCGGGCGCCATCGCCCTCGCGACGGTGCTGGTCGGATCCTTGGTCGCACTGCGCAGCCCGGCCGCGCTCGTCGAGTATGCACGTGGTGCGCTCGCGATCACCGACGGCTACTCGGCGGCGATGGCCCTGCCCGGATCGTGGACGCAGGTCCTGTTGGCCGGCGCGGTCGCGCTCGCGCTTCTCCTGGTCGGCGTCCGGGCCGCGCGCGAGCGCCAGCCCACGCTGCTCGCGATGTCGGCCGTCACGCTCTTCCTGGCGTGGAAGCACGGCTACGTCCGTCAGGACGGGCACTTCGTCATCTACTTCGGCGCCGCGTTCGCCCTGGCTGCGATTCTCGTCGTCGCCGTTCGACGGCGCGGCACCGTCGTGATCGCGCTGGCTGCGTTCGCCGTCGCGACGTTCGCGTACGTAGTCAGCTTTCAAAGCGCGACCAACGAGCTGCCGCATTTCTTCGTCGTCGAGCGCTGGCGGGATGCCGCCCGCTTTCTGGTCTCCCCCCGCCAGGTGACGGCCGAGAATGCGGCACAGGAACCGACGATGCTGGCCGATGACGATTTGCCGCCGGCGTTCCGCGCGCGGCTCGGCAACGGAACGGTCGACGTGCTGCCGGTCGAAACGGCCATCGTGGCAGCCAACGACCTGCACTGGGATCCACTGCCGGTGTTTCAGTCCTACAGCGCCTATACGCCTTACCTGGACGAACTCAACCGAACCGCGCTCGACGAGCACGGCGCCGACACGATCCTCTACCAATACATCGCGATCGACGGCCGGCTGCCGTTCGGTGAAGCGCCGGCGACGACGGTCGCACTGCTGTGCCGGTACCGCGGCGAACCGGTCCCGCTCGGGGTCGGAACGAACGCGTTTCTGGTTCTCCACCGCGCCCCGAACGCAACCTGCGCGTCGGCCGACGCGGGAACAGTCGACGCATCGATCGGGACACCGGTCGCCGTTCCGGCGCCGCACGGGCCGCGCGAGATGATCGTCGCCTCGATCGATCTGCGGCCGACGCTGCTGTGCCGCGTCGCCAACGCGCTGTGGCGGGCGCCGTTCGTCTTTCTGGACGTCACGTACGGCGACGGCTCCACCGCGCGTTTTCGAGCGGTGGTCGCGACCCTGCGGGACGGCATCGTGATCGCACCCGCGCCGCGGAGCCAGGACGAGGCTGAAGCGTTCATCACCGAGCGGTCACAAACGCCGGTGAAGAGCGTGACGGTCGTCGCGCCGGCCGCCTTCTACAGCCTCTCCCACGTCACGTTCACGCGCGAGGTACGCTCCCGCGCCAAGTCGTAGCTTCGCCCGATGACGCTCACGCCGCCGCTGCTGTGGATCAGCCAACATAGTGCGGCCTACACCATCACGGCAACGCTGGTGCTCGTCGTCTTTCTGATTTTCGCGCTCTGGCCGGAGCGCACGCTCCCGCTCTCGCCGGTCGTGCGCGAGCGCCTCGTCGTGCTCGGCATCCCGGCGGTGCTGTTCGCCTGGCGTTGGCCGGTCTTCATTCCGACGTACGCCTTGAACCCCGACGAGGCACAGATGCTCGCCAACGCGCTCAAGGCGACGGTCGACATCGTGCCGTGGCACGGCTTCGACCCCGCCAGCAGCGGACCGCTGAACTCCGACGTGCTGACGCTGCCGGCGCTGGTGGGTGCGCACATCGACTTCTTCTCGGCACGCGTGGTCGGACTGCTGCTGGTGGCCGGTGCGCTCATCGCGCTCTATTTCGCCGTACGGTGGACCTACGGCGCCGCCCTCGCGCGCGTCGCGGTCGTTCCGCCGCTGCTGCTGTTCGCGTTCGTGCGCGACGCTGACTTCGTGCATTACTCGAGCGAACATCTCCCGCTGTTCCTCAACGCGGTCGCACTGGCCGCAGCGATGTACTTGGGTCTGGCCGAGGGTTCGGCGCGCAAGCGCGTCGCAGCCGCCCTGGTCGCCGGACTGTGCGCCGGCTGCGCGCTCTTCGCGAAGCTCCAGGACGTGCCGATCGCGGCCGTCCTCGCGCTCTGTGCAATGGCCGCCATACTCACCGCGCCCGTGCGCACGCGAACGCGCGAGCTCGTCGTGCTCGCCGAGGGAATCGGGTTTCCGGTCGCGCTCATTCTCGGCGCCGTCGTGGTGAGCGGCGTGTGGCGCGACTTCGTGATTTCCTATATCCTGGGCGCCACGGTCTACGTCCAGAGCCCAATCAGCGTCGGGCCCGACTTTTTCTTCCACTCGGTCGCCGTATACGCGAAGTTCTTGGCGGTGTCGGCCGCGGTCTGCGGCGCTTCCCTGGCCGTGCTGATCGTCATGCGCCGACGAATCACGCTGCCGCCGGCGATCGCGCCCGCATCGGCCGTGTTGATGGTGCTCGCCGCGCTCTTCGCCGTTTACGAGCCGCACCATCCGTTCCCTCACTACCTCCTGCTCACCGTCATCCCACTCGCTTGGCTGACCACGAACTCGTTCGCGCTCGCACTCTCCGCCTGGCGCACGCCGGCTCTGCGCGAAGCGGCTGCGTTCGCTTTCGTGCTGGCCTTCGGCATCCCGCTGGCGCCGCACATGCCCACCACGGACGATCCCTTCGTTCAGGCGCTTGCGTCAGAGGCGACGTTTCCGCTCGGGCCCGTCGACATCGCGATCGAGAAGCTCATCCCGCGCGGAGGCCGGATGCTCGTCTGGGGCTGGATGCCGCAGTACTACGTCGACACGGCGACGCTGATGGCGACGCGGGACGCGAACGCCTATTTTCAGATCGAGCTGCTTCCCTATCGAGACTACTTCCGCGCGCGGATGATGCGCGAGCTCGAGGCCGCGCCGCCGCCCGTCGTCGTCGACGCCGTCGCGCCGGGCCAGTTCGGCTTCACCGACAACGTCACGCAAGGCATCGACAGTTTCCCCGCGCTCAGCGCGTTCGTGCGCGAGCGGTACGTGCTCGCAAACGACATCGGCGGCGTTCGCATCTATCGGCTGCGCGAAGGGCACCTGTAACCGCGCCCCGAACGGCGTCGCGTGCTCGCGCTCCTCACCGGTGCCGCCGGATTCATCGGCTCGCACCTCGTCGAACGTCTCCTTCGCGAGGGCTGGAACGTCGTCGGCGTCGACAACCTCGCGACCGGTGACGAGCGCAACTTGCAGGGCGTGCGCGGCCACGAGCGGTTCACGTTCGTGCGCGCCGACGTCAGCGCGCCGTGGGACGCTTGGGTAGCGGCACTGCCGCCCGCGCTGCGCCGGCCGAAGCTGGTCTTGCACTTCGCCTCGCCGGCGAGCCCGGTTCACTACGAGCGACTCGCGCTCGAGACGCTGGCCGTCAACGCGCTGGGGACGATGCATGCCGTCGCACTCGCCGCACGAATGTCGGCGACGCTCTTGTATGCCTCGACCAGCGAGACCTACGGCGATCCGCTGCAGCACCCGCAAAGCGAGACGTACTGGGGGAACGTCAACCCGATCGGGCAGCGCTCGTGCTACGATGAAGGCAAGCGGTACGGCGAGGCGTACGTCACGACGGCGGTACGCAAGGGCGAGGTCGACGCGCGCGTCGTGAGAATCTTCAACACTTACGGGCCGCGCATGCAGTCCGGCGACGGCCGCGTCATCCCGAACTTCTGCGTCTCGGCTCTGCGCGGCGAGCCGCTGACCGTCTACGGCAACGGCAGTCAGACGCGCAGTTTCTGCTACGTCGACGATCTGGTCGAAGGCATCCTCCGGCTGGCGACGGGCCGCGGCCTGACCGGCCGGGTGGTGAACCTCGGCAACCCCGACGAGTACACGATTCGCGAGCTGGCCGCGACGATCGCGCGGCTCGCGGGCGTTCCGCTGCAGGTCGAGGACCGCCCGCTGCCGCCCGACGACCCGACCCGGCGCCGTCCCGACATCACGCTCGCGCGCACGCTGCTCGGTTGGCAACCGGCCGTCCCGCTCGAGGACGGCCTGCTGCGCACGCTCGAGTACTTCCGCGCTGCGACGCCCGTCTAGTCGCTTTCGCGTGCGCGCACGAGGTTGCCGTGCGTCGCCGGCGCGCTCGTCGTGCGCTGCAGCTTGATCCGGCCCACGCCCAGGTAGCGCAGGCCCGCCGCGCGCACCTTTTCCGGCTCGTAGATGTTGCGGCCGTCGACGAGCAGGTCGCCGCGCATCGTCCGCGCACAGCGCGCGAGGTCGAGACTGCGGAACTCGTTCCACTCGGTCGCCAACAGCACGGCGTCGGCACCTTCCAGCGTCGCGTACACATCTTCGCAGAACGTCACGTGCTCACCGAGTGCGCGGCGCGCGAAGTCGTTGGCGATCGGATCGTGAGCGCGCACGACGGCATCACGGTCGAGCAGCCGCTGAATGATGGCGAGCGCCGGCGCCTCACGGATGTCGTCGGTATTCGGCTTGAACGCCAGGCCGAGCACCGCGACGACACGGCCGTGCAGACCGCCCAGCTCGCGTTCGAACTTCATGACCGTGCGCTCGACCTGGCGACGGTTGACCAGCTCAACGGCGTGCAGCAGCGGCGCCTGATAGTCGCGCTCGACCGCCAGCTGCTCGAGGGCGCGCACGTCCTTGGGAAAACACGAGCCGCCGTAGCCAATGCCTGGATTGAGGAACTTCGTTCCGATCCGCTGGTCGTAGCCGATCCCGTTGCAGACGGCACGCACGTCGACGTCGAGCAGCTCGCAGATGTTCGCGATCTCGTTGATGAACGAGATCTTCGTCGCCAGGAAGGCGTTCGCGGCGTACTTGATCATCTCGGAGGTGCGCACGTCCGTGACGACCACCGGCGCCTCGAGCGGCGCGTAGAGATCACGCATCACGCGTTCGGTCTCGGCGTCGGCGACGCCGATCACGACGCGGTCGGGCTTGAGGAAGTCCGCGACCGCCGAGCCTTCGCGCAGGAACTCCGGGTTGCTGACGACGCTGACGGGGTACTCGACCGGCGCGTGCTCGCGAATGATCGAGCTGATCATTTCACCCGTCTCGACCGGAACGGTGGACTTCGAGACGACGATCTTGGGGCCATTGAGCGCCAGACCGATCTCGCGCGCGACCGCGCGTACCGCGCTCAAGTCGGCGTGGCCGTCGGGTCGCATCGGGGTGCCGACCGCGATGAAGATGACCTCGGCGCACCGGATCGCCGCGGCGAGGTCGGTGGTGAACGAGAGTCGGCCCGCCTCGATGTTGCGCGCGACCATCTCCCCGAGCGAGGGCTCGTAGAACGGAATGTTCCCCACTTCGAGCTGGGTGATCTTCGCTGCGTCGTTATCGACGCCGACGACGCTGTTGCCCAGCTCGGCGAGGCACGTCGCCGTGACTAGCCCCACGTACCCGGCGCCGACGATCGCTATCGATCTCATCGCCCGCTTACTTCGCCTCGGGCGCCGGCGCTTTCCTCGGCCGGCCGGGTGGGCGCGCCGCGGCGCCGGCCGGCGAAGGCAAGTGCGCACACGACCAGCGCGCAGGTGTGTCCGACGGCGATCGTCTGGAGGAGATCGGCGGCCGAACGATGGCGCAGCACGACCGCGGTCACCTCCCCGAGCACCACGCAGCACAGCGGGACCACGAAGCCCAGCCGCCCGCGCGCGATCGCGTAGGTCGCTGCGATATTGGCCATCGACATCGCGCCGATCGCATACACGTAGGTCGTCAGAAACGGTGCGCCGGCGGCGAAGGAACGTCCGGCGATCGTGGTGATGACGAACCGTGGCAAAAACGCGTAGAAGGCGATCGCGGCTACGACGATGAGTCCGCCGGCACCGACCGCCTGCAGATAAAGGTCGCGCGTGCGCTCGCCGCGCGCCGACCGGGCCGACGCCTGCGGCAAGAGCACGGTCGGGATGAACGCGGTCACCGCGAACAGCGCGCGACTCGCCAACGCCGCCGCACCGTACAGTCCGGCGGTGTACGCGTCGAGGTACCGCTTCGCCAACACGACGTCGTAGAGCAGCAGGACGTAAATGCAGAACATCGCCAGCGCAACGCCACCGGACGTGCGTGCGACCGTGCGCAGCGAGAAGCGCACCGCGACGCCGCGCCGATGCGGGAGCGCGGCGACGAACGTGTACGCGGTCGCGAGGCCGTAGCCGATAACGACGCCCGAGAGCGCGCCGCGCAGCCCCAGCGTCGCGCCGAGCAACGGCGCCGCGACCGCCTTGCCGAGGTTCTCGGCGACGTTCGAGAGCGAGAAGGCGCGGAACGCCGAGAGCCCTTGCAGCAAACCGCGCAGGAACGGCAGCGGGATCGCGGCCGCGAGTGCGCAGCCCGCCGCCGCGACCAGCAGCGGATCGCCGACGTGCAAGAACGCGGCCAGTGGAACAGAAGCGCAGATCAGCACCAACCCGGCGAAGCCCGCGACGACGAAGGCGACGCGGTCGACCGCTCGCGCAAGCCCGGCGAGCCGGTCGGGATCGAGCGTCAAATCGCTGGCCAGCTTCGCGACCACCATTTGCGCGATCAGCGCCGGCGCTTGTACGATCAGGACGACCGCCAGCAGCGCCGAGAACGTGCCGTACGCCTCGACCCCGAGCGTCCGGCT
The window above is part of the Candidatus Sulfotelmatobacter sp. genome. Proteins encoded here:
- a CDS encoding DUF4915 domain-containing protein, whose protein sequence is MSDALADRFESQGREWRDPLQIVSQWSDVAAADAGDLQAEATGAWWDVLAATGTTLIVSREYEHLLLALNATRRPRVSYLRLPHPSGVAFAPDEDRLYVASTRNPNQLYAFSPLAGMLERADVAEHAAPIRALLPERTWYLPGCSYIHDLAVIGGTLHANAVGQNVVLAIADGRARPVWWPAALERDGRPRTECNYIQLNSIAAGADLAGSYFSASGERPGELRPGHERYPVDGRGVIYSGATREPVVRGLTRPHSARLHQGSVWVDNSGYGEVGVARDGHFDVVTRLPGWTRGLGFAGGIAFVGTSRVIPRFRQYAPGLDVDRSVCGVHAVDLAGGQVLGSLLFPAGNQIFAIEPVPASWTPGFPFDETSTSELGPALFYAYRLAGDTS
- a CDS encoding UDP-glucose/GDP-mannose dehydrogenase family protein, coding for MRSIAIVGAGYVGLVTATCLAELGNSVVGVDNDAAKITQLEVGNIPFYEPSLGEMVARNIEAGRLSFTTDLAAAIRCAEVIFIAVGTPMRPDGHADLSAVRAVAREIGLALNGPKIVVSKSTVPVETGEMISSIIREHAPVEYPVSVVSNPEFLREGSAVADFLKPDRVVIGVADAETERVMRDLYAPLEAPVVVTDVRTSEMIKYAANAFLATKISFINEIANICELLDVDVRAVCNGIGYDQRIGTKFLNPGIGYGGSCFPKDVRALEQLAVERDYQAPLLHAVELVNRRQVERTVMKFERELGGLHGRVVAVLGLAFKPNTDDIREAPALAIIQRLLDRDAVVRAHDPIANDFARRALGEHVTFCEDVYATLEGADAVLLATEWNEFRSLDLARCARTMRGDLLVDGRNIYEPEKVRAAGLRYLGVGRIKLQRTTSAPATHGNLVRARESD
- a CDS encoding transketolase; amino-acid sequence: MSSTVESERMVTGRRIREHVLRQSRRANVGHIGSALSIADILAALYGSILRIPAPSDPDRDRFVLSKGHAALALYAALQLRGWLSEEELATYCGEESLLGVHPEAELRGVDFCTGSLGQGLAMAAGSALAARKSGSARRTFVLLSDAELNEGSTWEAVMFAAQHRLSNLYAFVDVNGQQALGYTKDVIAIENPTERFAAFGWDAREVDGHDVGAMRAAVDGASADRPHVFVARTVFGRGVSYMQSQIKWHYWPMSAEEFEQAMTEVART
- a CDS encoding UDP-glucuronic acid decarboxylase family protein, whose protein sequence is MLALLTGAAGFIGSHLVERLLREGWNVVGVDNLATGDERNLQGVRGHERFTFVRADVSAPWDAWVAALPPALRRPKLVLHFASPASPVHYERLALETLAVNALGTMHAVALAARMSATLLYASTSETYGDPLQHPQSETYWGNVNPIGQRSCYDEGKRYGEAYVTTAVRKGEVDARVVRIFNTYGPRMQSGDGRVIPNFCVSALRGEPLTVYGNGSQTRSFCYVDDLVEGILRLATGRGLTGRVVNLGNPDEYTIRELAATIARLAGVPLQVEDRPLPPDDPTRRRPDITLARTLLGWQPAVPLEDGLLRTLEYFRAATPV
- a CDS encoding transketolase C-terminal domain-containing protein, with the translated sequence MRTTFANTLTEIARADRRVLLLTADLGYMALEPFAEANPDQFINVGVAEQNMLGIATGLSDGGYLPFAYSIAPFASLRPYEFIRNGPVLHHLPVRIVGVGAGFEYGTAGPTHHGIDDAAALRPQAGLLIVSPADAQQMRTALLATWDYDGPIYYRIGKDEKTFVPGLDGRFRVGRAETVREGNDLAFVVMGALAADVCAAADALAAHGLSASVAVVSTFNPAPVADVARLAEEHRLLVSVEAQYVNGGLGSFVAETIAEAGSGARLLRIGVERPAQGRSGSQGYYHRLHGLDREAIVRRVLAVTAGEPV
- a CDS encoding glycosyltransferase encodes the protein MTDPAFSIILPVYNQADHIEAIVAGYERALAGAGIDHELLLIVNGTQRDASLEVCGALEERYPAVRAVHEPHGGWGRAVKRGIREARGTSICYTNSARTTDQDLTLLLLYARAFPAVVVKANRKIREGAQRRIGSLLYNIECRTLFDLSCWDINGTPKIFPRACDALLALQSDDDLIDAEFNAICRRRDYPMIEVPIFSSRRHGGTSTTNYGSALAMYVGAYRLYRKLGRPT